The sequence below is a genomic window from Cobetia sp. cqz5-12.
GACTTCCTTGAGCTACAAGGATGCAGGTGTCGATATCGATGCAGGCAACGCCCTCGTCGAACGCATCAAGGGTGTCGCCAAGCGCACTCACCGCCCGGAAGTGATGGGTGGTCTGGGTGGCTTCGGCGCCCTGTGCGAACTGCCGGCAGGCTACCGCCAGCCCGTGCTGGTCACCGGCACCGATGGCGTGGGCACCAAGCTGCGCCTGGCCATGGACCTCAACCGTCACGACACCATCGGCATCGATCTGGTCGCCATGTGCGTCAATGACCTGGTGGTGGCTGGCGCCGAGCCGCTGCAGTTCCTCGACTACTACGCCACCGGCAAGCTCGACATCGACATCGCCGCTGACGTCGTCACCGGTATCGGCGAAGGCTGCCTGCAGTCCGGCTGCGCGCTGGTCGGCGGCGAGACCGCTGAAATGCCGGGCATGTACGAAGGTAGTGACTACGATCTGGCCGGCTTCTGCGTCGGTGTGGTCGAGAAGTCCGAGATCCTCGACGGCAAGAAGGTCGGCGCAGGCGACGTGATTCTGGGTCTGGCCTCCTCCGGCCCGCACTCCAACGGCTACTCGCTGATCCGCAAGATTCTCGAAGTCGCCGATGCCTCCCTGCTCGAGCAGGAAATCGACGGCCAGCCGCTGGCCGACGCCCTGATGGCGCCGACGCGCATCTACGTCAAGCCGCTGCTGTCGCTGCTCAAGGAAAGCGGCCTGTCCGTGCACGCCATGTCCCACATCACCGGTGGCGGCCTGCTCGAGAACATCCCGCGCGTGCTGCCGGAAGACTGCACCGCCGAGATCGACGTCGCCAGCTGGAAGCGTCCAGCGGTCTTCGACTGGCTGCAGCAACAGGGCAACGTCGAAGAACACGAGATGCACCGCGTGCTGAACTGCGGTGTCGGCATGGTCGTGGTGGTCGCTGAGTCCGACGCCACCGCCGCGCGCGCTCACCTGGAAGCCCAGGGCGAGACCGTCTTCACCCTCGGCAGCATCCGCGCCCGCAACGGCATGGAAGAGCAGGTCCAGCTGGAGAATCTGTCCGCATGATCGAACCGACTACCAACGCCTCCAACGGTGACACTCTCGGCGGCTTCGGCAACGGTTTCGAGGCAGACGATGCACCGGTTCGCCCGCGCGTCGTGGTACTGATTTCCGGCAGCGGCAGCAATCTGCAGGCGCTGCTGGAAGCACAGGAACACGACGAGCTGGGCGGCGATGTGGTCGCGGTCATCTCCAACAAGGCCGATGCCTACGGCCTGGTACGTGCGCGCGAAGCCGGCGTCGATGCCGTGGTGCTGCCGCATGATGAGTACGAGAACCGCGAGCACTACGATGGCGCCCTGATCAAGGTGATCGAGCGCCACGAACCGGACCTCATCGTGCTGGCCGGCTTCATGCGCATCCTGTCGCCGATCTTCGTGCAGCGCTTCTTCGGCCGACTGATGAACATCCATCCGTCACTGCTGCCGGCCTGGCCGGGCCTTGATACCCATCGCAAGGTTCTGGAAGCCGGCGAGAAGGAACACGGCGCCAGCGTGCACTTCGTCACCGAGGAGCTTGACGGTGGCCCGGTCGCGATCCAGGCGGTCGCCAACGTGCTGGAAGGCGATGACGAAGCCAGCCTCAAGGAGCGCGTGCACACGCGTGAGCACCTGATCTACCCGATCGCGGTGCGCTGGTTCCTCGAAGGCCGCCTGACGCTCGACGGGGAAGTGGCCAAGCTCGACGGCCACAACCTGCCGGTGGGCGGCCTGCGCCTCTCCCACGCTGATGTGGAAGAAGAGCTCAGCGATGAGCTGCCGGAAGGCGAAGAAGACTGATCAGTGACGCTGCCTTGCTGGCAAGGCCGACTGAGCTGATAGAAAGCTGATAGCAAGTTGATAGCGCGCTGACAGCGAGCTGGAAACAGAAGACCCCGCGACATGCAGATGTCACGGGGTCTTCTTGTTTTTAAAGCTTCACTTCTCTCTCGGCGACTTTCGCGTTCAGAAGGTGTAACTCACCCCCACCTCCCCGCGCGCCGTCACCTCGTCCCAGGTCTCGATGCCGGCGCCCAGATGCAGCATGGCATTGCGGCCCAGCTGCATGCGCCAGCCACCGTCGACACGCAGATAGTTGTCGCTGCCGCGATCGAGGTCCTCGGCGCGGTAGGCATTGGTCGGCAGGCTCGCCAGTCGCACCTCGGCGCTGTCGGCGTCATCATCCAGTCGCTTGCCGTAGGCCAGCTCACCGTAGAGGCCGAAGCCTTCCGCGATGGCGCGGTCGACCATGAAACCGGCCTCGACACGGCGATCGCGCAGCGTCTGATCCGAGACGCTCAGAGCGTTGGCGGCAGAACCGGATTCGGTGTAGCCATCGATGTCGGACTCGGTGTGACGGTAGGCCACGAAGGGCGCGTTGTACCATAGCGAGTCGGCGGCGGTGAGGCGATAATCGAGACGCGCCTCGGCGCTGAAGCCATCGCCATCGGTCTCACCTGACAGGGTGCGAGATGACTGGCCCAGCGCGACATGGCGGTCGAGGTCGTAATCGAAGTCGCCGTAGCTGGCCACCGCCTGGACGCCAAACCTGCCCAGCTGCTGACGGGCGAACAGGCTGAATACCTGCCCTTCCAGCTCAAGCTCACTGCCATCATCGACATCGAAGTCCGCATTGCGCTGACTGACCGCAACACCGCCCCAGGCCTGGCCGAGTGCGTTGTCCAGCGGCAGCATCACGCCGACACCTGTACCGCGCTGTTCGCTGTCAAAGCCTTGCTGGCCGCTGGAAGTCTCGCCATCCCCCGTCCCACCACTGGCCGAG
It includes:
- the purN gene encoding phosphoribosylglycinamide formyltransferase; the encoded protein is MIEPTTNASNGDTLGGFGNGFEADDAPVRPRVVVLISGSGSNLQALLEAQEHDELGGDVVAVISNKADAYGLVRAREAGVDAVVLPHDEYENREHYDGALIKVIERHEPDLIVLAGFMRILSPIFVQRFFGRLMNIHPSLLPAWPGLDTHRKVLEAGEKEHGASVHFVTEELDGGPVAIQAVANVLEGDDEASLKERVHTREHLIYPIAVRWFLEGRLTLDGEVAKLDGHNLPVGGLRLSHADVEEELSDELPEGEED
- the purM gene encoding phosphoribosylformylglycinamidine cyclo-ligase; this encodes MTQRPQDSSPSKTSLSYKDAGVDIDAGNALVERIKGVAKRTHRPEVMGGLGGFGALCELPAGYRQPVLVTGTDGVGTKLRLAMDLNRHDTIGIDLVAMCVNDLVVAGAEPLQFLDYYATGKLDIDIAADVVTGIGEGCLQSGCALVGGETAEMPGMYEGSDYDLAGFCVGVVEKSEILDGKKVGAGDVILGLASSGPHSNGYSLIRKILEVADASLLEQEIDGQPLADALMAPTRIYVKPLLSLLKESGLSVHAMSHITGGGLLENIPRVLPEDCTAEIDVASWKRPAVFDWLQQQGNVEEHEMHRVLNCGVGMVVVVAESDATAARAHLEAQGETVFTLGSIRARNGMEEQVQLENLSA